GAAAATCCTAACCCTGGGCTCGCGCTGCGAGGGGTGTTGTGAACCGGAATACGGGACGAATCAATTCCGGTGGACCCACGCATCCCCGCCTCCCTGCCCACACGGTTAAGACATGTTCCAGCGCGGATCACCGCTTTTTCGCTTGGCAGAATGGTTGCGATTCCGGACAATGACGACACATAAGAGCCGCTCGATCGGCCGAATCATCCGATCTGGACCTGCCGGATCGTGCGGCGTGAAGGGACGAAGCCTGAGAAGATGACCCGGTTTGACGGCGAGGTGTCGCCAGCCTTCGAGATCGTGGAGCCCGCCGAGTGGCGCGCGCCTGTTATCTTCAACTCGCCCCATTCCGGCTCGACTTACCCGGACGAATTCCTGAGCGCATCGCGGATCGACCTGCCGACGCTGCGGCGCTCGGAAGACTCCTTCATGGACGAGCTGATCGGCCATCTGAGCGCACGCGGCTTTCCGACCGTGCGGGTCAACTTTCCCCGCTCCTATGTCGACGTCAACCGAGAGCCCTATGAGCTCGACCCCCGCATGTTCACCGGCCGCCTGCCGAGCTTTGCCAACACCCGCTCGATGCGGGTCGCCGGCGGATTAGGCACGATTCCACGCGTGGTCGGCGACGGCCAGGAGATCTATCGCGACCGCATCGCAGTCGACGATGCGCTGGCGCGGATCGAGACGCTGTACAAGCCCTACCACCGCGCGCTGCGCCGGCTGATCAACAAGGTGCACCAGATGTTCGGCACCGTGGTGCTGGTCGATTGCCATTCGATGCCCTCGGTCGGCGTCAGCAGGGACGAGCCGCGCCGGCCCGACGTCGTGATCGGCGACCGCTACGGCACGAGCTGCACGCCGCTGCTGCCCGACCGCGTCGAGGAGACCATGACCGGTCTCGGCTATTCGATCGGCCGCAACAAGCCCTATGCCGGCGGTTTCATCACCGAGCATTACGGCAATCCGGCCAGCGGCCTGCATGCGGTGCAGCTCGAGTTCAACCGCGCGATCTACATGGATGAGCGCCGCCGCGAGCGCAGCCAGCGCTTTGCGCAAGTGGCGAGCGATTTCGGCGTCCTCGCCGACGTGCTGGCGACCACGATCCCGTTCGGCGATCTCGGCCCGTTCCAGGCCGCAGCGGAATAGAGGCGCGTCTCGAACGATCGACTTGCCTGCAAGAGGCGCGAACGCGTTTTCGCTTCGCTGCGGATCGCGCGCCAAACTGAAACGAGACGGACAAGAAAAAAGGGCCGCTCGCGAATGACGCAAGCGGCCCAAGTCTAGGGAGGAAACGCCCAAGGAGGGCAGCGGTAACGCGAGAAGCGCTACCGCACCGCAACAATATGCGGCCGCGCCGCACAAAGTGCAAGGGCTTTTGAGCCGTTTCCCATGCAAAAACACATGGCTCAGTTGCTCCCAAAGAAACCCAGATTCAGTTTCTTTGATAAGGAAATTCAATGGGTTGATAGTCATTTGCATACGAACAAGGCATGCTCGGAACTAAGTATTCAACTCGGTGATCGATATTTGGCCAGCATATGGCTCGCCAATCGTCTGACTATTTCGCTTGCTGGGGCCGCCGGCTGTCCGGTCCAAAATACCGGGGCGCAAATCAACACAGCGCTGCACGCGGCGAGCGAATTGAGCTAGGCAGATGCGAGCTTCACCCAACTTTCGTTTTGAGGATGCGCCGTGACGGTGATCGACTTCTCAGCCTTCATCGGACGGCTTGCCACGGCCTCCGGCGAGACCATCCTGCCGTTCTTCCGCACCTCGCTGTCGATCGACGACAAGAGCAAGACCCGGGAATTCGATCCCGTCACGGAAGCCGACCGCGCCGCCGAGGCGGTGATGCGGCGGCTGATCAAGGCGAGCTTCCCCCAGCACGGCATCGTCGGCGAGGAATTCGGCAATGAGCGCGAGGATGCCGACTATGTCTGGGTGCTCGACCCCATCGACGGCACAAAGTCCTTCATCGGCGGCTTTCCGATCTGGGGCACGCTGATCGCATTGCTGCACAAGGGCACGCCGGTTTACGGCATGATGCACCAGCCCTTCATCGGCGAGCGCTTTTCCGGCGACAACGGCTCGGCCAATTATAAAGGTCCCTCCGGCGAGCGCCGGCTGCAGGTCCGCCGCTGCGCCTCGCTGTCGGAGGCAACGACCTACACCACCTCTCCCTTGTTGATGAACGAGCGCGATCGCGCCATCTTCGGTCGGATCGAGCAGGGCGCGCGGCTGTCGCGCTATGGCGGCGACTGCTATTCCTATTGCATGCTTGCCGCCGGACATGTCGATCTCGTGGTCGAGACCGAGTTGAAGCCTTACGACATCGCAGCCCTGATCCCGATCGTGACCGGCGCCGGCGGCGTCGTCACCACCTGGGAAGGCAAGCCGGCCCAGGGCGGCGGCCGCATCGTCGCGGCCGGCGATGCAAGGGTCCACGAAGAAGCCCTGAAATTGCTCAACGGATAGGCGAAGCGGGAGCCTGCATGAAAAACTGGCGTAAGCTCCTCCTCTCGATTCTGCTGCTGTTTCCCGCGCTCGCCTCCGCCCAAAACTTTCCGGCGAAACCGATCAAGCTGATCGTGCCGTTCCCGGCCGGCGGCCCCAACGACATCATCGCCCGCGTGATCGGTCAGCGGATGTCGGAGCTCTCGGGCCAGCCGGTGTTGATCGACAATCGCGGCGGCCAGGGCGGCGTGCTCGGCACCGATGCCGTCGCAAAGAGCCAGCCCGACGGCTACACCATCGCCATCTCCTCCGCTGGCGCACTTGCGATCAGCCCGAGCATGGAGAAGGTCGCCTACGACACGCTCAATGACCTCGCGCCAGTGACGCTGGTGGCAACCGTGCCGGAAATGCT
This genomic interval from Bradyrhizobium guangzhouense contains the following:
- a CDS encoding N-formylglutamate amidohydrolase, translating into MTRFDGEVSPAFEIVEPAEWRAPVIFNSPHSGSTYPDEFLSASRIDLPTLRRSEDSFMDELIGHLSARGFPTVRVNFPRSYVDVNREPYELDPRMFTGRLPSFANTRSMRVAGGLGTIPRVVGDGQEIYRDRIAVDDALARIETLYKPYHRALRRLINKVHQMFGTVVLVDCHSMPSVGVSRDEPRRPDVVIGDRYGTSCTPLLPDRVEETMTGLGYSIGRNKPYAGGFITEHYGNPASGLHAVQLEFNRAIYMDERRRERSQRFAQVASDFGVLADVLATTIPFGDLGPFQAAAE
- the hisN gene encoding histidinol-phosphatase; protein product: MTVIDFSAFIGRLATASGETILPFFRTSLSIDDKSKTREFDPVTEADRAAEAVMRRLIKASFPQHGIVGEEFGNEREDADYVWVLDPIDGTKSFIGGFPIWGTLIALLHKGTPVYGMMHQPFIGERFSGDNGSANYKGPSGERRLQVRRCASLSEATTYTTSPLLMNERDRAIFGRIEQGARLSRYGGDCYSYCMLAAGHVDLVVETELKPYDIAALIPIVTGAGGVVTTWEGKPAQGGGRIVAAGDARVHEEALKLLNG